The Nematostella vectensis chromosome 11, jaNemVect1.1, whole genome shotgun sequence nucleotide sequence TAAACTTCAATTTCGCGAAATTAAATTCCCTGTAATAAGTTTTTTTCCGCGATCGCTTAAATTAAAGACTCGCGAGATGTGGCGAGAAAATTTTTGCGAAATTTAAGACTTGCAATAATAAAGAAGATATTCACTCCAAGAGATGTTGGCTTGGTCACAGTTCTAGCATCTCTAGCTATGTCCTGCTTACAGTAATTGGTCTTTTATGTGCCTTGGAGCTTATTTAGTTTTTTAAGTCAAGGTGCTTATTAGGGAAGGCGCTTTGAGGAGTATTTTTACAAAACCTGTTTCATCTCTAGATATCAAAGCATAGCTATTTTATCTAACTGCTTGTCGGGTCAGAACAAacccattattattataactatTCCATTTACTGCCTGCctgtcagaaaaaaaaaatccattacATATCACCATATATATTGAATCATTAATATATTTTACCTACCTGCCCatcaggtaaaaaaaaaattggtgaACTTGTTATTATAATCTGTTTTATCTACCTACCTGTCAGAACAAGACAATCTGCTGCTGTATTTCCTTCACATTAAGAAGATCTGTCTCCATAGCAGCAATCCCATCCTCTGGCAAGGTGTCGTCCAGAGAACACACACCAGTGTCATCTTCATCGTCCTGACAACTAGAGCtatcctcctcctcttccatGGAATGAAACACATTTAGGGGTCCATTCTGGTCGCTCTGTCTACCCGGTGCTTGGCATGTGGCACAGTCAAAGTCTTGAAGCTCTAAAGAGCTATCTTGGCTTGATGTTCCAAGAATTTCACCAAAAGGGATCAAATGCCATTGTGTGTTTGTGTGCGAAACTGTCCATCCATGTTCAGAACCACAGATACCTTTGTTTTTCTTGGAATACCTTTCATGCTTTTTCTGTAGCATTTCACTTAAAATCTCCTCAGTAACAAAATCACCTGTATCAACACTGCATAAAAAGTGACCGGAGTAGATATCCATACACCGTAACACCTGGCCCACTAATGACTCTGATAGCGTTGGTAATTGTTTAAGAACTAGTTCTACAATTGTCTTGGTAAAGGCTACTGGCCTTAGAAGTGAAGCCTCTAATACAGCAGGCCATGGCATGTCACAGGTAAAATAAGGCTGAGTGTGTGAGAATGACTGGATGATCCATTTAGCCCAGCACATGACATTCATTTGATCTTTACTGGGTTGCTGGATATGCCCATCAGAAGTCAAGATTGATAGTAGCAGCCCAGGAATAAATTCACTTGATTCCTTGTCCAGCGCTACAAACAGTGGTTTCCAAATAGTGACTAGCTCATTTTGAACGGATAAAAATGCACTCTCTGTGTCAGGGGAACAGGTTCCTGGC carries:
- the LOC5514696 gene encoding pre-rRNA-processing protein las1, translating into MASNARVVCWSNREEWTQTYEYLYSFHDISLQRRGIARVLAWKSRSGGKLPLAVESTANLISALLESQTAQYSYSSQMTISMALVRFVNGFTDKSQKGVYARSVQSIADEIGLPDWLVDLRHESTHAAKLPSQQTLCAGVKVALDWLEEGYWKAQMRMHSDAEEKLPALLEKYRETIGPLVGTKKAKRIAHTSLPLVQEIVNLVLSNNLWSSLQACLLGDGLLTSLPGTCSPDTESAFLSVQNELVTIWKPLFVALDKESSEFIPGLLLSILTSDGHIQQPSKDQMNVMCWAKWIIQSFSHTQPYFTCDMPWPAVLEASLLRPVAFTKTIVELVLKQLPTLSESLVGQVLRCMDIYSGHFLCSVDTGDFVTEEILSEMLQKKHERYSKKNKGICGSEHGWTVSHTNTQWHLIPFGEILGTSSQDSSLELQDFDCATCQAPGRQSDQNGPLNVFHSMEEEEDSSSCQDDEDDTGVCSLDDTLPEDGIAAMETDLLNVKEIQQQIVLF